The sequence AACAGACATAACATATTATCTAAAGGATTTGAGAATATTCACAGTGTATGCTATTCTAAACACGATTTAAAAAGATGTCTTCTACATGCATTGCACCTTCGTgtgaaaaacaactaaatagTTGATCTTCAGAAAACGATGCACTGATTGTTCTGTATAAAGTGTCATTCATATGTTGACATTTCAAaattagaaaaaaacaaacaagtcaCATCCTCTCCAAAATGTATTCCACAGTCAAAatactgtagaaatgataaagcCAAACATGCTTCTAGCGAGGCACAGGGGCTGCATCTGAGAGGCCAAAGGACACGTCTCCATTAGTGATATCTCATGTGACCACAGCCCATCGTGAATGCACTGGGTGACTGCTATGACCTGTCTGTATCTATTGCATATTTGTTTAGGTAAACGCTACAAGTATATAATGATATCATGGAATATGATGCAGATGAAACTAGCAAACATATAAACATACACATTAGCGCAGCTGTAGAATTAACACCATATATTACACTAAACACTGACTTGACATTGACTACTTTTATATTTCATACACTGAGctgataatacttttactttaatAAGTTAATGAATCCAGGCTCTTTGTGCATGATCCATGGATTTGTTTTATTGCATTATATATTGTTTGAGTCGTCTCATATTCTGTTCAGCACACACTGTAAAGCCCAgccctgagacaaatgtaacatgtgtgatattgggctatataaataaactgagATTGACTGCAGTACCTGGAGGAGGGGTACGTGGTTCTGGACGGGCTGCTGACCCCCCAGGAGTGTGATGAGCTGAGGCAGAGGATGGGGGACATGGTGGAGGAGATGGACGTCCCCCAGCACTGCCGCACCACCTTCTCCACCAACCACGACGAGCAGCTCAAAGCTCAGGTGACTCACCTTCAAGGAAGGGTTGGTTATTTCAAATGATTGGGTTTTTATTTTAGATATGTTTCattcatgtttatttattttatgttatatcatttatttatggtattttaTTACACTTGTTTATATATGTTTAAAGGCgtgcttttattattatttattttttattattgtatttGTATAATCTTAAAGTGGGAGCAGGGATGGGGATAACATGTAAATGAACAAACATAAATAGGCCCTGGATGTTTATTATaagacattataatatatgacattgtaatacatttatatatattatttatatattcagaACCATCTGCTCAGAGCCATAGATAAGTCATAAACTGTGTCAAGATATCACATATTCATCCCACTATGTTTCTTCTACATGCTTCCCCTCATATTGCACTAACAGATGCAGGTAAGGAAATGAGctgcagaaccccccccccttagTGTCCCTCCTCTCAGGCTAGTAGCAAACACAGTGTTTTCAGTGTCAATGTCtgaactccccccccccccccccccctgtatcAGATGACTGACGTTAACCTTTGACCTGCAGGGAAGCGCAGACTATTTCATCACCAGTGGAGACAGGATCCGCTTTTTCTTTGAGAAAGGAGTTTTTGACGACAAAGGTGAGCTCTATTTGGAGTTCTCTCCTGCCTCGACTGGATGTTCTCTGTATCACCAAACGGCACATTAGATGGGTGAAGCTTTTGTCTTGTCTTGCAGGGGATTTCATCGTACCAAAACAGAGGTCCCTCAATAAAGTCGGACATGGTGAGATTACTAAAAAGAGATGTCCAAACATCATGCAGAGCTTTTAACAACTCCAGTGACAGTCCTCCAATCATTGACTTATTTAAGTcaactcgcctcccttatggggacaaattggaggtccccatgaggggaatcattaattttagggtgaagacttggttaggcttagggttagggtaaaggtaaggttaagggtaagggtaagggttaggcatgtgttggttatggttaaggttaggataagtctccaggaaatgcatgtaagtcaatgtaatgtcccctgaagtgatgtatactgtacatggtgtgtgtgtgtgtgtgtgtgtgtgtgtgtgtgtgtgtgtgtgtgtgtgtgtgtgtgtgtgtgtgtgtgtgtgtgtgtgtgtgtgtgtgtgtgtgtgtgtgtgtgtgtgtgtgtgtgtgtgtgtgtgtgtgtgtgtgtgtgtgtgtgtgtgtgtgtgtgtgtgtgtgtgtgtgtgtgtgtgtgtgtgtgtgtttacctacACATAGCTTTGGAAAGAGATCTTGTTTCCCAGTCACTCCAGTTGATCAGAAGCATTCTAAATCTTCTGGAGATACATGATTCTTTACTGGAGAGGGATTACATTTTTAATCTGACTAAAGctttcacataactgtagtgcagtagaaaaGTACAATTATATCCTGAAGATGTGTTGGAGGAGTAGAAGTGATATCAAACTAATTAAGTAAAACAATCTCAAATGTGTCAAACATGAAATACCTGATCCCAGTTTGTCTGCAGCGCTGCACGCCTATGAGCCGTTGTACAAGCAGGTGACGCATTCCCCCAAAGTCCAGGTGAGTGAGCCGTTGATATCAGAGAATAATGCTGAGCACTGAATAACTCACATTGAGACGTCATGCCTTTGATCTCAGGGCTTAGCGAGGAAGCTGGGCCTCGTCAGCCCTGTGATACTGCAGAGCATGTTCATCTTCAAGGTAACACTTCACATCAGTATGAATGAGATGACTTGTTGTGTTGACTTCATGCTGTGTGTGCGGTTAAAGATGTGTTCCTTGTCTCTCCCGCAGCAACCAGGGATTGGTGGAGAAGGTAAGCTGATTGAGTTTTCTAAATgttaaaatagtttttcttgACCACTGTTTTCCATAGATATTTAAAGATATTGTAATATTGTGTCTCTTGCAGAATCTGCTGTAATGTCAATACATTGTGTGTTAACAATTTAAACTGAGacgtgctttataaataaacgtaccTTGCCTtgtcttcaaaataaaatacgaaATGAgttaatagagaggcgaagtccctccctctcCGGGGGGCtgcatgggaccttattttggaaagagtatgtattgaagtcaatgggagagaaagattacctttcgatcccgtttgaattgtgccacgaattacacatacgatgtttgtcaatttaaaagatcattttgcaagtcaaacaaCCGTGTCGTCAAACTGTGAAGTCACACTTATTTTCGTGTGAAACTGCTCATAGAACTCCATCTCCCGTCTCGCCCCTGCTCTCAGGGTGGTGCTGATGGGGATtgcttagcactttttatttttgaaagacCAGCAGGCTCACGTGTCTCATTAAAAGTCTAGTGACTTAATCAAATATGTTAAAACTGCTagaagtttagtttagtttagtttatttatttttttcgagcgtgtaaaaccaaagaaaatacaaatgaaacaaaagatgacagacataatacagtactatacaaatgaatgcaataactaaacgaaatatttaaataataattgaataatctgtagtatcattgtctgataacaataaacaacaacactttAGCTAATTACACGTCCGAAAAGTGAGACTTAATATCATTACTTTTCACTCACAATAAGTGTTCAGTCTAAATGCATTTGTGTGAAGGTATTTTCCTTCAGGAGCAGTTGGGTTGAACAGGGTTCCAAAGGGTTACACATGTAGGTGAATGATCAGAGAGCAGTGAGGGGGTCTTTTAGAATGGAGCCCCGCTCGAGGGGGACATGAGACGCACAAGGTGGGGACCCACTCCAATAGATCCTTCAGATCAGATTTGATTTGGACCGTGTTTTTAAAGTGACGCCACATCAAGACGCTACCTTCCTGCACACGGAGCCTCTGGGCCGAGTCATGGGTCTGTGGATCGCTCTGGAGGACGCCACCGAGAACAACGGCTGCCTGTGGTTCATCCCGCACTCTCACAACAGTAAGACTACCTCTCATTTACATTGTGTCAAAACGAACCATGACCTGGGGACACAGTGGAAAGGAAAGCAGAGCCGGGATAGAGGTTATGTGTACAGAATAAACACTGAGTCAAAGAGTCCATATGACAATAAGTGAATGTGTGAACAATGGGTTCAGCAGGATGTGAAGGAGATGCACGGTGCTGCCCCGATGACTGCATTCTGGGTCCTTAGTGATGTTGTTTGAGGCACTTCTCAATATCTAAAATGGAGTTTCCAACGGACACACATATCCCCTGATAGCTGACTCTATTGATGTTGTATACGTAATCGTTTCTAATTGCGTTCGCAGGTGGTATATCTCGGCGTATGGTGCGTACCCCTAAAGGCACGTATCCCATGACTGACTTCATCGGGCGAGAGCAGACCTACAATGAACAGAAGTTTCTCGTTGCTCCTGTTAAGAAAGGTAAGCCACGTTTGTGTTTAACCCTTGTGTGGTGTTCGTCTTTGTGTTACTCAGCCAGTGTTTGTGGGTCTGGTGGACCCGCTGCCTTTCGGTCTTCAATTCAACACAATCAAACTACTTGATGTTCAAATGCTCAACAGATGTTGACTTCATCCCAATTAAAGCAATATAATCGGCATAGATGGTGAATATTTGCGCTTTTACATTTGTTCGATCACATTAATGAATTCAAGTGCTACTTGTTGTTCTGCGCGCTGACCGGCTGGTCCTGACTCGTCTTCTCTTtgtaactagctgatgctcaatCTCATCCTCTTCTTCAAAGTCAGACTCAGATTCTCAGAAATGTGATCCTCACATTCTGaagcctcttcctcttcctctacaTCATCATCAAATGGTTCTCTCTCTTCCAGAATCCTTTGCAAGGCCCTCTGAGCAGAGAATCTTTTGGCCATCTTGATCAGCCGTGATAAGGACGCAAACTGaagaagctttatttattgtgtctcgCCCCAAACTTGCAGCTGGGATAGAGTGTGaacaaaataaagattggttccCGCAAAACATCATGCGGGAATGTGAGAGCAGGCAGGTGTCCGTGCTTCAATGTATCAACAATGTTGCAACCTTGGCAGAAACACAaaggtctcacacacacacacacacacacacacacacacacacacacacacacacacacacacacacacacacacacacacacacacacacacacacacacacacacatacacacacacacacacacacacacacacacacacacacacacacacacacacacacacatacacacacacacacacacacacacacacacacacacacacacacacacacacacacacacacacacacacacggcccaTGCACAGGACCTACAATTTCCAGCCCCGGGTCCATTGAGTGTGGGTTTGAAAAAATATTTGATCATATCATTTTTCTTTAGCTAAGtaatgaaaacgggtcccacagacccgcaTAGGGTTACAACTAAGTTTGGAAATGACAGAAATCATTAAAGAATTATAATCTTCAAGCACTTTCTGACTGAGGCTGTATTATACAGTTTTGCCTAACATGACAAAGTATCTgcatataatgtgtatgtatttgcaCGCATTATATGCACAATGTGCATTGTTTAGTGCTGAaacaaaatgtattatttatttgattaCTTTCTTTGTGCATGACTTACTGTTAATGGCTGAACACCTTGCGGCTGTATTGTTCTGCAAACAGGGTTACAAACAAGTACAGTACAAAAAGTTCCCAGCTGTGAAAGGTTGCCAAAAAACACCATATAGTTTCTTTCTATACATTGTCATCGTATTTGAAAAATGTAATGAATCAACTTCATCTAAAAATGAATATGTAACTATTTAAATATGCAATATGCATCATAATGCATGTGATGAAGGCTGTTGGACTGTCAGGATGTGCTTGGTTTCATTGTGCGCCTCCTCTTCTCTCCGCTCCAGGAAGTGTGGTCCTGATCGACGGGGAGGTGGTGCACCGCAGCTCGGAGAACACCTCGGAGGATTCCCGCCACGTCTACACCTTCCACATCATGGAGAGCCAGGACACCCGCTGGAGCCCCGAGAACTGGTGAGAGCCCGCTGCGTCCTTCTGTAGCACACGTTGGTCCTCTAGACTAGAGAGCAGATCGCTGTCACAGTTTCACATTATAAAATATGAGTTCATAAGCTGAAACattgaaaacacaaccctccGGATTTTGCACATTGCACGTTATAGTGCTCATATTTTAGATTTGTGTAGATTTCGGGTATATCTATATTTCATCCATATTCCATATAAATAgtgttatattttaattttattataGTTTTATTTAAATCGTTTTTTTATCCTAGTTTTATTTGATGGTTCTTTTCTAACAATCAATGTTCTTTAACTGTTTATGTATGCATCGTATACACCAAGGCAGATTCCTAGTAGAAGTGTATACTTCTACtaacaataaacctgattctgatctTTAGGAGGTGGGATGTGTTTGAATCAGAATTGTAACTTTGCCAAAAATATATACTTTTAAACATCCATTTTGTAAATGCAGTGGGATTTCCTTGTCTTATCAATTCTCCTTCACATCTTTTTATTCCTTTTGACGTTTTcatttcataataataataatgtcaaAGAAAAAGGTTAAAAGATGCATTTCTGTACATTATGTTCACTACCGCTTGGCGAGCCCAAGAAGAGACACGGCTGCCTGCCTTAAGGGTGTTTGCAAAGGAGCTCATATTGTCGGGTTATGTTTGTTAACAGGATTGATGTTTATACAACTGTGTAGAAGAGTTTAGTAGTCGCCAAGGAAGAAACAATTGAAATGTTGAAGTGGAACCAAATCATATAGCA comes from Pseudochaenichthys georgianus chromosome 12, fPseGeo1.2, whole genome shotgun sequence and encodes:
- the phyhd1 gene encoding phytanoyl-CoA dioxygenase domain-containing protein 1, with product MDFMTDRDVQKYLEEGYVVLDGLLTPQECDELRQRMGDMVEEMDVPQHCRTTFSTNHDEQLKAQGSADYFITSGDRIRFFFEKGVFDDKGDFIVPKQRSLNKVGHALHAYEPLYKQVTHSPKVQGLARKLGLVSPVILQSMFIFKQPGIGGEVTPHQDATFLHTEPLGRVMGLWIALEDATENNGCLWFIPHSHNSGISRRMVRTPKGTYPMTDFIGREQTYNEQKFLVAPVKKGSVVLIDGEVVHRSSENTSEDSRHVYTFHIMESQDTRWSPENWLQPTEELPFPQLYTK